The following are encoded in a window of Rhizobium sp. WYJ-E13 genomic DNA:
- the mnhG gene encoding monovalent cation/H(+) antiporter subunit G, which produces MMDYMLAVITAVLLLAGAFFALAAAIGIVRLPDLYTRMHAASKAGTVGSGLLLLGAGLYSGELAVLARALAGFLFFILTAPISAHLLARASHKTGHFPARISIRDDMRMR; this is translated from the coding sequence ATAATGGACTATATGCTTGCTGTCATCACCGCTGTGCTGCTGCTGGCAGGCGCCTTCTTCGCGCTGGCGGCAGCGATCGGTATCGTGCGCTTGCCGGATCTCTACACGCGCATGCATGCTGCCTCCAAAGCCGGCACGGTCGGTTCCGGCTTATTGTTGCTCGGCGCCGGGCTTTACTCAGGCGAACTTGCCGTACTTGCCAGAGCGCTGGCCGGTTTCCTCTTTTTCATCCTGACGGCGCCTATTTCTGCACACCTTCTTGCGAGAGCTTCGCATAAAACTGGGCATTTCCCAGCACGTATCTCAATACGTGACGATATGCGAATGCGCTGA